Below is a genomic region from Argopecten irradians isolate NY chromosome 14, Ai_NY, whole genome shotgun sequence.
ATGTTATTTGTTAACTTGTAAAGTTCAATCATATCTCCTCTGATTCTTCGATATGATAGGGTTGGGAGATTTAGAATTTTCAGTCTTTCTGGATATGATAGGTTGTTCATTCCTGGAAGACTTTTAGTAGCTCTGCGCTGCACCGCTTCGAGTCTATCGATGTCCTTGATTTTGTATGGAGCCCACACCGCGCTTGCGTAGTCAAGTTGTGTCCTAACtagacttttgtataacagcATGAATGATTTCTTGTCCATAAAATGGAAGGTTCTTCTCAAAAGACCGAATATCTGGTTTGCCTTCTTGATCTTTTCGCTTATGTGATATTCAAATGTTAGTTCTGGGTCGATTATTAGTCCAATATCTTTCTCCTTATCCGTACGTGCAAGGTCGTTTCCAAGAAGTTTATATGTTGCTGGTGTTTCCACTGTACGCCTTTGTTGTTTACCTATGTGCATATGTTTGCACTTTTCAGGGTGCATTCTTAATAGCCAGGTATCACTCCAGGTTCCCATCGTAATCAGATCTTTTTGTAGAATTTCTTCGTCCTCGCTATTTTTAATTACCTTGAAAATTTTGGTGTCATCTGCAAACAGGTACATGTCCGAATTAACTGTTTCAGGGAGATCATTCACGAAAATCACAAACAGTAGAGGGCCAAGAACTGAACCTATTTCATTGCAACaatagcaatatatatatatatatagcagcTCTATCCATTTTATAGTGATATCTCACTGCAGCATACTGGCCATGGAAAACCCATATACAgctataccggtatatatatcaCATCCTTGAAGTTATCTGAAAGTCATGGTCGAATAAACATATTATCTTcatacttattatatatataacatgctTGAGATACCTAGCATGTTACAGATATTTTGTGGTTACTAATTTTACAAGCCCAAAAACAATGAAGAAAATGATacaaatgttgttgttttcatTATTGCATTTTCATGGAAAAGAAGTCTGGTTTGTTGATTTTTAATTGGAGTGGTCTGCAAAAAGAAGATgtcgtattaacagccatggtcattttaGAATGTGCAGCGGCTGCCATGTGTAGATGGTGGACTAGGAGGAAAGCTGAAGTACTGGAagaaaaccactgaccagttGTCAGTTACTGGCAGCTAACAGCCTCTGCTTGGATTCGACCTAGTAATGTTAACCCATGGTGGAgctaaaaatatttgaattgtcTTGGAGCACTACAGTCCTTTtatagtgaagtgaaaatttTAAAAGCAGAATTTATCTGTACTTTATTCCTATTTTTCAGTAAGAACAACAGTCTTACAAACTGCGCCATCATGTAACCAGGCTGCCGGTCTTCAAAGTTTGTGTGTAtataaagggcaataacttgaGATATATATTGACTGTGGAGAACTGAAATTTACCATGACCATGGGGGATAGCAACAAAACCCTGTATGCCAAGATGATTGTAGATGTGGTCATTGGGCCTGTCCTGGAGAGGGTATGTACATTGTCATCTTATTTAGTATAAAGTTTAACCTTGTTCACTTGAACTCTGATACCTTAAATACTCATTTGGTATGcactttaattaaaaaaaaaaatttggtcTGAAGACACCACCCTGATGAACTCAACATTTGGGCAATGTGAATTCATATCATTATGtgtagtatatatattgtttcgGCTGTGAGGATCACTTCACAATTGTAATATTGACttggtgtttctaaaaatggaaacactgAGTTGATATGCAGAAAATATTAACCTGCAGGTGTATGGCGtgccgaacgttgcaaaattcagtaagtaaaaacatttgtgagaaaaaaaatgtgtttgtaatatatcgttatatgtgttcattattttttatatgtgtgtgtgaaaaaaatatttgtgtgtatttttttatatttgtgtgtgaaaaaaaggcttatgtgtaaaaatatatatatgtgtgtgattttattttatatttgtgtgaacgaaatttctttgtgtgtgtgaaaaatacatttgtgtgtaaaaaatataattgtgtgtgatgttgttttatgtttgtgCGTGAAAATCACAcatgaatatatgtttttacaCACAGGAAGAaattattgaacaaatattttatttttacatataaatattaaaaaaatacacaaacatttattgtttttacacacaaattaaacatattgaacacatataacaatatattacaaaacttctttttttctttacacattttattttacttattgaattttgcaacgttcggcaCGCCATACAGGTGACCATGCAAAttgtcaaaaaatgaaaacatatctgaagtatatattaaaaacattgaAAGAAATATTGATTAAAACATATCATAAAACTAAAAAGTTAGATTTGGTTTGGGATCTCagttcatttattttttgttctttcAGCTTGAAAAGAAAGACATATCAGCTGCACATACACTGAGAGCGGCTTTTGGAAAGGTGAGACGGACATATCCCATCAACCCTTATCATgtatttaactcattcacccctgaatttTCATAATGGACCAGTCTATTCTGTGTTTCAGAAGaacctaaatgtgtcttcaggggtaaagGAGTTAGGCTATTCTTATTATAAAGTTGAAATAGTTcataataggagatttcagaaaagatggtgtgacgtcacagaaagttcacatccgggtcctcaaaggtacaaacacagtatggcgactaataaaaacaataacagatacgtacatccctgctacacaatcaatatttcaactaaagtatacactttcatacttgcaaattctgattttaaaatggtttcttGTTGTTTCAGTGGTtatagacattttatttttatatttacaattgtttattgctgaaTACATATGTGTAGACTTTGTGTTGGTCATGAAGCCAGCTTGCAAAGCGGTGTCGGGCAGTCACACGTACCcgttttttgttcacacgtagaaatccatgttgtgaaaagattatgaatagataattgattttattgtgtcttggtctgttatatataaaaaagctGTTCACAAAAAGTATTTAATATAACGAAGTGTGAACCACCTGGCCAAACCActgccgctcgtgcatggcttcgctggtagatcacctcaggCCATATATAGTtggggaaattaataatattgatacgtaattaccaacacatatctcaataagtacttataaaagatatatatttcattctttaccatgtatatcttgttttaatGAATGCTATAAACCAATGTGTTACACGTACAGATCTGCATGTGTACGTACACATGCAGATGGTGAAATCGCATACTTGCCAACTTTTCAAAATTCTCATGGGGGAGAAAGTGCGTGAACGACATTTTCCAACCAAAACATGTGTCGCGCGCGGTACAAATTTAGCATaaatcaaggggagataatattaattattaaagaaaaaaaaattctatctaATGCAGTGTATGCAAATATGAATGTTGTTCTGTACTgtctttttctttaaaaatagtAGTCTGCTAAATATAAGTTAGAAATTTAGCAGGCAGAAActtaaaaagaataaaaaatatcataacttgattaaaattgtatcattttattATCGGTAAAGAATCAGTTGTATTGATGGTCCATGGtccaatttattttaaaatattttttttttttattagctcacctggtccgaaggaccaaggtgagcttatggcataccgtggcgtccgtcgtccgtcgtccgtcgtccgtcgtccgtcgtccgtccgtccgtccgtccgtcaacaatcgacttcttctccataaccgctggtcggatttcaacaaaatttgactggtagcatccttatgggctactaactgaaaattgtacaaatgatggggctgaccccccaggggcctgagaggcggggccaaaaggggtcaatttggctatttccatataaacgacttcttctctgaaaccaagcatgggatagcacccataatgcaatggtagcatccttatagggtggggattcaaaattgtacaaatgatggggctgaccccccgggggcctgaggggcggggtcaaatggggtcaatttggctatttccatataaacgacttcttctctgaaaccaagcattggatagcacccataatgcaatggtagcatccttatagggtggggattcaaaattgtacaaatgatggggctgaccccccgggggcctgaggggcggtgtcaaatggggtcaatttggctatttccatataaacgacttcttctctgaaactaagcatgagatagcactcataatgcaatggtagtatctttataggttggggattcaaaattgtacaaatgatgtggctgacccccggggggcctgaggggcggggtcaaaagggttcaatttggctatttccatataaacgacttcttctctgaaaccaagcatgggatagcacccataatgcaatgatagcatccttataggatggggattcaaaattgtacaaatgatggggctgacccccagggggcctgaggggcggggtcaaaaggggccaatttggctatttccatataaacgacttcttctctgaaactaagcatggtatagcacccataatgcaatggtagcatctttatagggtggggattcaaaattgtgcaaatgatggggctgacccccagggggcctgaggggcggggtcgaaagtggccaatttggctctttccatataaacgacttcttctctgaaactaagcacggtatagcacccataatataatggtagtatccttatagtgtggggattcaaaattgtgcaaatgatagggctaacccccgggggcctgaggggcggggtcaaaagtggtcaatttctatataaatgactttttctctgcaacttaacatgggattacgctcataatgcaatggttacatccttatagggtttgtattcaaaattttgcaaatgatggggctgaccccccgggggcctgaagggtggggtcaaaaggggtcaatttagctatttccatataaacgacttcttctctgcaactaagaatggaagagcacttataatgcaat
It encodes:
- the LOC138307186 gene encoding uncharacterized protein, with translation MYLFADDTKIFKVIKNSEDEEILQKDLITMGTWSDTWLLRMHPEKCKHMHIGKQQRRTVETPATYKLLGNDLARTDKEKDIGLIIDPELTFEYHISEKIKKANQIFGLLRRTFHFMDKKSFMLLYKSLVRTQLDYASAVWAPYKIKDIDRLEAVQRRATKSLPGMNNLSYPERLKILNLPTLSYRRIRGDMIELYKLTNNIYDEEASSFFKSMEGCGTPAQQQRKHKNDIPAAFQNIVTE